The Chroicocephalus ridibundus chromosome 3, bChrRid1.1, whole genome shotgun sequence genome has a segment encoding these proteins:
- the KRTCAP3 gene encoding keratinocyte-associated protein 3: MAGGRGGRWAPGALAEPRRLMRGGLGLIVLGHGSLVLGAIVHGSVLRHVAGASRAVTPEYAAANVVSVGSGLLSIAAGIVAILVSQNLSRAALHWTLLSMSLLNCLLSTACTVGLALAIALTVHSRGMHLVRGCDSSALPDDARAAIATNDCPFNTTRIYDTALALWFPAMLLAAAEAVLSGRCCLVALIFRGIGPCARGYSKEQLAGPSTVKEGPPREMQQLLAETRA; this comes from the exons atggcgggcgggcgcggggggcggtgggCGCCGGGGGCGCTGGCGGAGCCGCGGCGGCTGatgcggggcgggctggggctgATCGTGCTGGGCCACGGCAGCCTGGTGCTGGGCGCCATCGTCCATGGCTCGGTCCTGCGGCACGTGGCCGGCGCCAGCCGCGCCGTCACCCCCGAGTACGCGGCGGCCAACGTGGTGTCGGTGGGCTCCGGGCTGCTG AGCATCGCCGCGGGCATCGTGGCCATCCTGGTGTCGCAGAACCTGTCCCGGGCAGCGCTG CATTGGACCCTGCTGAGCATGTCCCTGTTGAACTGCCTCCTGTCCACAGCGTGCACTGTGGGCCTGGCGCTGGCCATCGCCCTCACCGTTCACAGCCGGGGCATGCACCTTGTCAGGGGCTGTGACAGCTCCGCGCTGCCTGATGATGCCCGTGCAGCCATAGCGACCAACGACTGTCCTTTCAACACCACACGCATCTAC gacACGGCCCTGGCGCTCTGGTTCCCTGCCATGCTGCTGGCAGCCGCAGAAGCTGTGCTGTCTGGCAGGTGCTGTTTGGTGGCCCTGATCTTCCGGGGCATTGGGCCCTGCGCACGTGGCTACAGCAAAGAGCAG cTGGCCGGGCCGAGTACAGTGAAGGAGGGTCCACCGCGTGAGATGCAGCAACTCCTGGCTGAGACTCGTGCCTAG